In one window of Halopiger aswanensis DNA:
- a CDS encoding alpha-N-arabinofuranosidase translates to MADAEITVHTAASIDRIAPEIHGHFAEHLGRCIYGGIWHADSADEDGFREETVSLLEDLELPVLRWPGGCFADDYHWEDGVGPQDERPRRRNLFWAQGPEEKPEESNSFGTDEFLELCERIGTEPYLAANVGSGSPQEAANWVEYCNYDGDTELADRRRENGREDPYGVKYWGLGNENWGCGGQMSPEQYAREYRRYATYVGTQSNLMFDHDLELIACGFEGHEWNRRFLEEINEAPWGAEFPLDHLTLHHYYGRGTNVDEADEDKYDRMLAEALEMERHIERMAGAINAVATTRDIGVIIDEWGTWHPEATADNGLEQEGTVFDALSAAAVLNIFNDNSDVVTMTNIAQTVNVLQCLVETDEDDAWARPTYRVFDLYAPHKGNEAVRTSVDTPTREVVDGDSNDELPLVSASASVGDDGTYVTVANLDCRGEQTVDVSLEGTDLNEDDISAEILFAEQEPDYAVTKHNADEFTADDLAVPSDGSSIEVELPPSTVAAISIE, encoded by the coding sequence ATGGCTGACGCAGAGATCACAGTCCATACTGCAGCGAGTATCGACCGGATCGCGCCCGAAATTCACGGCCACTTCGCCGAGCACCTGGGACGGTGTATCTACGGGGGAATCTGGCACGCCGACAGCGCCGACGAGGACGGCTTCCGCGAGGAAACCGTCTCGTTACTCGAGGACCTCGAGTTGCCGGTGCTGCGGTGGCCGGGCGGCTGTTTCGCCGACGACTACCACTGGGAGGACGGCGTCGGGCCGCAGGACGAGCGGCCGCGCCGCCGGAACCTCTTCTGGGCGCAGGGTCCCGAAGAGAAGCCCGAGGAGTCCAATTCCTTCGGCACCGACGAGTTCCTCGAACTCTGCGAGCGGATCGGTACGGAGCCGTACCTCGCGGCAAACGTCGGCTCGGGCAGTCCCCAGGAAGCGGCCAACTGGGTCGAGTACTGTAACTACGACGGCGACACGGAACTGGCCGACCGACGCCGCGAGAACGGCCGCGAAGACCCATACGGCGTGAAGTACTGGGGGCTGGGCAACGAGAACTGGGGCTGTGGCGGCCAGATGTCGCCCGAGCAGTACGCCCGCGAGTACCGCCGGTACGCCACCTACGTCGGCACCCAGTCGAACCTGATGTTCGACCACGACCTCGAGCTCATCGCCTGCGGCTTCGAGGGCCACGAGTGGAACCGCCGCTTCTTAGAGGAGATCAACGAGGCGCCGTGGGGCGCGGAGTTCCCACTTGACCACCTCACGCTGCACCACTACTACGGCCGGGGAACGAACGTCGACGAGGCCGACGAGGACAAGTACGACCGCATGCTCGCGGAGGCCCTCGAGATGGAACGCCACATCGAGCGCATGGCCGGTGCGATCAACGCCGTCGCGACAACTCGCGACATCGGCGTCATCATCGACGAGTGGGGGACCTGGCACCCCGAAGCGACCGCCGACAACGGCCTCGAACAGGAAGGGACCGTATTCGACGCCCTCTCGGCGGCGGCGGTGCTCAACATCTTCAACGACAACAGCGACGTCGTCACGATGACCAACATCGCCCAGACGGTCAACGTCCTCCAGTGTCTCGTCGAAACCGACGAGGACGACGCTTGGGCGCGGCCGACCTACCGCGTCTTCGACCTCTACGCTCCGCACAAGGGCAACGAGGCCGTCCGGACCTCCGTCGACACGCCGACCCGCGAAGTCGTCGACGGCGATTCGAACGACGAACTTCCGCTCGTCAGCGCCTCCGCGTCCGTCGGCGACGACGGGACGTACGTCACCGTGGCGAACCTCGACTGCCGCGGCGAGCAGACCGTCGACGTCTCCCTCGAGGGAACGGACCTGAACGAGGACGATATCTCCGCCGAGATCCTGTTCGCCGAGCAGGAGCCCGACTACGCGGTAACCAAGCACAACGCCGACGAGTTCACCGCCGACGACCTCGCCGTGCCGTCGGACGGCAGTTCGATCGAAGTGGAGCTACCGCCG